The following are from one region of the Lacinutrix sp. Bg11-31 genome:
- a CDS encoding porin family protein, with protein sequence MKKQIIVLAVLLIASIGINAQESTSETDSSFGIKGGYNLASVKFDSDSETGQRHGFNVGFYGESFINEAIALQIELQYSQQGYEIINENSTFTQKVNYINMPLSFNIYPTQNFFFEVGAQVGLAISHKEEFDSSFNLFDASQELDPNKFDYGANVGAGFKTDSGVRLSARYHFGLGDIYDEDKPRNRVLQISLGFDL encoded by the coding sequence ATGAAGAAACAAATAATTGTATTAGCAGTGTTACTAATAGCATCAATAGGTATTAATGCACAAGAAAGCACATCTGAAACGGATTCTAGCTTTGGTATTAAAGGTGGTTATAATTTAGCTTCGGTTAAATTTGATAGCGATTCGGAAACTGGCCAAAGACATGGATTTAATGTTGGGTTTTATGGAGAGTCTTTTATAAATGAAGCAATAGCGTTACAAATTGAGCTACAATATTCGCAACAAGGTTACGAGATAATTAATGAGAACTCAACCTTTACTCAAAAAGTGAATTATATAAATATGCCTTTATCATTTAATATTTATCCTACTCAAAATTTCTTTTTCGAAGTTGGAGCACAAGTAGGTTTGGCTATTTCTCATAAAGAGGAGTTTGATAGCAGTTTTAATTTATTTGATGCTTCTCAAGAGCTTGATCCTAATAAGTTTGATTATGGAGCAAATGTTGGAGCTGGTTTTAAAACAGATTCTGGAGTTAGACTATCTGCACGATATCATTTTGGTTTAGGAGATATTTACGACGAAGATAAACCTAGAAATAGAGTATTGCAAATTAGCTTAGGTTTCGATTTGTAA